A portion of the Deltaproteobacteria bacterium genome contains these proteins:
- a CDS encoding sigma-54-dependent Fis family transcriptional regulator has translation MDRGIKILVVDDDLEMCSLLSDVLKGEGFSVLALEDSIEASRILKKEEFDVMITDLKMKGLKGLDLLEEARKSAPLTPVIIITAFGTIESAIKAIKMGAYDYITKPFRIDEIVLTVKKALENRQLKKEVVRLKKEVESRYHFHHLIGKSPLMQNIYALIECIRDSSGNVLITGKSGTGKELVAKAIHYNSTRKDGPFIAVNCAAIPESLLESELFGYKKGAFTDAKTDKRGLLFEAAGGTVFLDEITEMPLMVQVKLLRVIEEREVRPLGDTHSYAIDVRLISASNRKIKDLIQQGRFREDLYYRLKVIDIDLPPLMERKEDIPLLIQHFINKFGKETRKKISGISEETLKILLNYPWPGNVRELENIIQRAITLCQQEVILPKDLPLSMLSEAEDGDLIEKGLLKKQTLEQLEREYIRRVLIEVGGNKSKAAELLGFDRKTLYRKLQEI, from the coding sequence ATGGATAGGGGCATCAAAATTTTAGTCGTCGATGACGATCTTGAGATGTGCAGCTTGCTGTCCGATGTCCTGAAAGGAGAGGGATTCTCGGTCCTGGCTCTGGAGGACAGTATAGAGGCCTCCAGGATTCTCAAAAAAGAAGAGTTCGATGTTATGATAACAGACTTGAAAATGAAGGGCTTGAAAGGTCTGGATCTCCTTGAAGAAGCCAGGAAATCGGCCCCTCTGACGCCCGTCATTATTATTACCGCCTTCGGGACCATTGAATCGGCCATTAAGGCCATCAAGATGGGCGCCTATGATTACATTACCAAACCCTTTCGCATCGATGAGATCGTCCTGACGGTTAAGAAAGCCCTGGAAAATCGCCAATTGAAGAAAGAAGTGGTTCGACTGAAAAAAGAGGTCGAGTCCCGATACCACTTCCACCATCTCATCGGTAAAAGTCCCCTGATGCAGAATATCTATGCTCTCATTGAGTGTATCCGGGACAGCTCCGGAAATGTCCTGATCACCGGGAAAAGCGGAACGGGCAAGGAGTTGGTGGCTAAAGCCATCCACTATAACAGCACCAGAAAAGACGGCCCCTTCATTGCGGTAAACTGTGCGGCCATACCGGAATCACTCCTGGAAAGCGAATTATTCGGATATAAAAAAGGCGCCTTTACCGATGCCAAAACAGACAAACGGGGGTTGTTATTTGAAGCCGCCGGGGGGACGGTTTTTCTGGATGAAATAACGGAGATGCCCCTCATGGTGCAGGTAAAATTACTCCGGGTGATTGAAGAGAGAGAAGTGCGGCCTTTGGGGGATACCCATTCCTATGCTATTGATGTCCGGCTGATCTCGGCCTCAAACCGGAAGATTAAGGACCTGATTCAACAGGGCCGATTTCGGGAAGACCTTTACTATCGATTAAAGGTCATCGATATCGATTTGCCGCCTCTTATGGAACGGAAGGAAGACATCCCTCTTCTGATTCAGCATTTTATCAATAAATTCGGGAAAGAAACCCGGAAAAAAATTTCGGGGATTTCTGAAGAGACTCTAAAAATTCTATTAAATTACCCCTGGCCGGGAAATGTCCGGGAACTGGAAAACATTATTCAAAGGGCCATCACTTTATGTCAGCAGGAGGTGATCCTTCCGAAAGATTTGCCGCTCTCCATGCTTTCGGAAGCTGAAGACGGGGACCTGATAGAAAAAGGGCTTCTCAAAAAACAGACCCTGGAGCAATTGGAAAGGGAATATATCAGGCGGGTATTGATCGAAGTCGGGGGGAATAAATCCAAGGCTGCCGAACTCTTAGGGTTTGATCGAAAAACCCTTTATCGAAAACTTCAGGAAATTTAG
- a CDS encoding HAMP domain-containing protein, translated as MKIGTKLTIFLSLIIIVVLSGFGYFDIFSRRDILVRKMKAEARSTGRTLEVSIEKIFQPDEMASIQGLIDAVTKYERTLGVIVYFQREKALFRSHSLQEGIEPYFTWIMRSIQENQAQETFGTYKNAPVFLYAFPLNDRKGKTIGGVSILQDTFFMEEELKKAQRNIFITIFVLIGGTVTLVLFGTRKWVTLPISKLIEGVKNLAAGNLDHRITLKKGDELSELAQAFNQMSVDLKDARDRIIREAEEKLELERSLRQSEKLATIGQLASGLAHEVGTPLNIIYGRTELVKRRVEDQEEIRKNLDIILSQTERITLIIQQLLGFVRKKKPEPGALNIDPFLEATLDLLDQQIKKQGITIIKKWEDHLPPVNGDPDQLQQAFLNLLLNAIQSMPEGGLIRLSAFPRKLSKEGLEDSERLYLEIVLEDTGIGMEREVIKNIFNPFFTTKKTGTGLGLMVTLGILQDHEGWIDVESAVGKGSVFKVYLPARQEEVRGNG; from the coding sequence TTGAAAATAGGAACAAAACTGACGATATTTCTTTCCCTTATCATCATCGTCGTCCTTTCCGGATTTGGTTATTTTGATATTTTTTCCCGGCGGGACATCCTGGTAAGAAAAATGAAGGCCGAAGCCAGAAGTACCGGTCGAACCCTCGAAGTATCGATCGAGAAGATTTTTCAACCGGACGAGATGGCCTCTATACAGGGTCTGATCGATGCGGTAACCAAATACGAAAGGACCCTCGGGGTTATTGTCTATTTCCAAAGAGAAAAGGCCCTGTTCCGTTCCCATTCTTTACAAGAGGGCATTGAACCTTATTTTACCTGGATTATGAGATCCATACAGGAGAATCAGGCCCAGGAAACCTTTGGGACTTATAAAAACGCCCCTGTATTTTTATATGCCTTCCCCTTGAACGACCGGAAGGGGAAGACCATTGGTGGGGTGTCGATCCTTCAAGATACCTTTTTTATGGAAGAAGAACTCAAGAAGGCCCAAAGGAATATTTTTATCACGATCTTCGTGCTCATCGGCGGAACGGTAACGCTGGTTCTTTTCGGTACCAGAAAATGGGTTACGCTGCCCATCTCCAAACTGATTGAGGGGGTCAAGAATCTGGCTGCGGGAAATCTCGACCACCGGATAACCCTTAAAAAAGGGGATGAGCTTTCCGAATTAGCCCAGGCCTTCAATCAAATGTCGGTCGATTTAAAAGATGCCCGGGATCGGATCATTCGGGAGGCTGAGGAAAAATTAGAGTTGGAAAGGAGTCTCAGACAATCCGAAAAATTGGCTACCATCGGCCAGTTGGCCTCTGGTCTGGCCCACGAGGTCGGGACCCCTCTCAACATAATTTACGGCCGGACGGAATTGGTCAAACGAAGAGTGGAAGATCAGGAAGAGATTCGTAAAAATTTGGATATTATCCTTTCCCAAACCGAGCGCATCACCCTGATCATTCAACAACTCCTTGGTTTTGTCAGAAAAAAGAAACCCGAACCGGGGGCCCTGAATATCGACCCTTTTTTAGAAGCCACCCTGGACCTCCTGGACCAACAAATCAAAAAACAAGGCATTACCATAATCAAAAAATGGGAGGATCATCTCCCCCCCGTCAATGGAGATCCGGACCAACTGCAGCAGGCCTTTTTAAATCTCCTTTTAAATGCCATCCAATCTATGCCCGAGGGGGGCCTGATTCGCCTTTCCGCTTTTCCGAGAAAGCTTAGTAAGGAGGGCCTTGAGGATAGTGAGAGGCTTTATCTGGAGATCGTCCTGGAGGATACCGGGATCGGGATGGAAAGAGAAGTAATCAAAAATATTTTTAATCCCTTTTTTACCACCAAGAAAACCGGGACCGGGCTGGGTTTGATGGTTACTCTGGGAATCCTCCAGGATCATGAGGGCTGGATCGATGTGGAAAGTGCGGTCGGAAAAGGATCGGTCTTTAAGGTCTATCTCCCGGCCAGGCAAGAGGAGGTAAGGGGAAATGGATAG